A region of Veillonellaceae bacterium DNA encodes the following proteins:
- the thiD gene encoding bifunctional hydroxymethylpyrimidine kinase/phosphomethylpyrimidine kinase, translating to MKKLLTIAGSDSSGGAGIQADLKTFAALGAYGMSAICALTAQNTQGVTMVVNTPEEMVEAQLDAIYSDIPPDGVKTGMLSTSGITRTVASYLEKHLASPLVVDPVMVATTGAVLLEKDAIEAYKTKLIPLATLITPNIPEAEVLSEMEIHSAEDMRKAAKKLSLLGCQAVLVKGGHRVEDATDILYDGSDFHVYKGERIETDNTHGTGCTLSSALAVMLARGLSIADAVSGAKKYISGAIKRGAVDSVGHGNGPVHHFWFYGDKWGDME from the coding sequence ATGAAGAAACTTTTGACGATAGCAGGCTCGGATTCATCCGGCGGCGCCGGCATCCAGGCCGACCTGAAGACATTTGCGGCTCTTGGGGCGTACGGCATGAGCGCCATCTGCGCGCTGACGGCGCAGAATACACAGGGCGTCACCATGGTGGTGAATACGCCTGAAGAAATGGTAGAGGCGCAGCTTGATGCCATTTATTCGGACATTCCGCCCGATGGAGTGAAGACAGGCATGCTTTCCACTTCCGGCATCACAAGGACAGTCGCTTCCTACCTTGAAAAGCATCTGGCATCGCCCCTGGTCGTCGATCCCGTCATGGTCGCTACGACTGGCGCAGTGCTCCTTGAAAAGGATGCCATCGAAGCGTACAAGACAAAGCTCATACCGCTTGCGACACTCATCACGCCGAACATTCCTGAGGCAGAGGTCCTCTCTGAAATGGAAATCCATTCGGCAGAGGATATGCGAAAGGCCGCAAAGAAGCTCTCTCTTCTGGGCTGCCAGGCAGTCCTTGTGAAGGGCGGCCACCGCGTGGAAGATGCGACGGATATCCTCTATGACGGCAGCGATTTCCATGTCTACAAGGGTGAACGCATCGAGACGGACAATACGCACGGCACAGGATGCACGCTGTCATCAGCTCTTGCCGTCATGCTGGCAAGGGGGCTCTCGATAGCAGACGCTGTCAGCGGCGCAAAGAAATATATTTCCGGAGCCATCAAGAGAGGCGCCGTCGATTCCGTCGGCCACGGAAACGGCCCCGTCCATCACTTCTGGTTCTATGGTGACAAATGGGGAGATATGGAATGA
- a CDS encoding helix-turn-helix domain-containing protein has product MLDQIASYLYQGVTITQAAENLHMSRITFRKWVLRYKEEGFKGLRPRQHLSYYSNQMKIQAVKEYLKGGVSMLSVCAKYRISGTLSLKTWIEAYNEHKLTDLVSEGGDLMGKRQQSVKEERVRIVQECIASGCDYNKIAKKYNMSYQTLYTWVKKFKEMGEVGLEDYRGKPIRLQTPRTEEEQLRQENARLLEEQKDLIAEIALLKKKMEIEERLRSSKDSALLTFSEILKP; this is encoded by the coding sequence ATGTTAGACCAGATTGCTTCATATCTCTATCAGGGTGTTACGATTACCCAGGCAGCTGAAAATCTTCATATGAGCCGCATAACATTCAGGAAATGGGTCCTCCGGTATAAAGAGGAGGGCTTTAAGGGATTGCGGCCCAGGCAGCATTTGTCTTACTACTCCAATCAGATGAAGATCCAGGCCGTAAAGGAATATCTTAAAGGCGGTGTTTCCATGCTTTCCGTCTGTGCCAAATACAGAATTTCCGGCACACTCTCCCTTAAAACATGGATTGAGGCGTATAATGAGCATAAGTTGACAGACCTCGTTTCTGAAGGAGGAGATCTTATGGGCAAACGCCAGCAATCGGTCAAGGAAGAGCGAGTCAGAATCGTTCAGGAGTGCATCGCCAGTGGATGCGATTATAACAAGATAGCCAAGAAGTACAACATGTCCTACCAAACGCTCTACACATGGGTAAAAAAGTTCAAGGAAATGGGCGAAGTTGGTCTTGAGGATTACAGAGGAAAGCCGATCAGGCTCCAAACGCCCCGGACCGAAGAAGAACAGCTGCGTCAGGAGAATGCCAGACTTCTTGAAGAACAGAAGGATCTTATAGCAGAGATTGCCCTGCTAAAAAAAAAGATGGAGATAGAGGAAAGGTTGCGTTCCTCGAAGGATTCAGCCTTACTCACCTTCTCAGAGATTTTAAAGCCATAA
- a CDS encoding endonuclease domain-containing protein, with amino-acid sequence MMPEYTPAPFNKEMKKRSQSLRRKMTEAESKLWYQCLKKHYYHFHRQYVISSFIADFYCPSARLAIELDGSQHYSEMGLRYDQWRTGKLNDKGIAVLRFTNLDVFKKFDDVKDYIDYITTERLKKLGKSI; translated from the coding sequence ATGATGCCTGAATATACACCTGCTCCTTTTAATAAAGAAATGAAGAAACGCTCTCAGTCCTTACGACGCAAAATGACGGAAGCTGAATCAAAGCTTTGGTATCAATGTCTGAAGAAGCACTATTATCACTTTCACCGGCAGTACGTTATTAGCTCTTTCATCGCCGATTTCTATTGCCCGTCCGCCCGCCTTGCTATCGAGCTGGACGGCTCACAACATTATTCAGAGATGGGTCTCAGATATGATCAATGGCGGACGGGCAAATTAAATGATAAGGGAATCGCCGTACTCCGTTTCACAAATTTAGACGTCTTTAAAAAGTTCGACGATGTAAAAGATTATATTGACTACATTACAACAGAACGACTTAAAAAATTAGGGAAGAGCATCTGA
- a CDS encoding IS3 family transposase, with the protein MESLCRLSKVSRAAYYGWLNHIKSGRELLREKVAQEVMKTHQEYPDMGYRRINDWIKKDDNININVSDSLVLRIMRILNIKSVIKYKTDGCTRNAKDPKYIFENLLNRDFDAGVSNARWMTDVTEFKYTTADGVLHKLYLSAIIDGHDRRIVSYVIGDRNNTALAFETMEKALKENPGEHPMIHTDRGFQYTSNGFHKIVEKAGLVHSMSRVGCCADNGLMEGFWGMLKRERYYTRKFTSRKAVVSMINGYIYFYNNKRIQRKLHLLAPMEVFNAAPMAA; encoded by the coding sequence ATAGAAAGTCTCTGCCGACTCTCAAAGGTCTCCCGGGCAGCTTATTACGGATGGCTGAATCATATTAAGAGCGGCCGTGAACTGCTGAGAGAAAAGGTCGCACAGGAGGTCATGAAAACCCATCAGGAATATCCGGATATGGGATACCGCCGGATTAACGATTGGATCAAGAAGGATGACAACATCAATATAAATGTAAGCGACAGTCTGGTTCTTCGTATCATGCGGATACTTAATATTAAGTCCGTGATCAAGTACAAGACCGATGGTTGCACTCGTAACGCAAAGGATCCAAAGTACATTTTTGAAAACCTGCTGAACCGTGACTTTGATGCCGGCGTGTCCAATGCAAGATGGATGACGGATGTCACTGAATTCAAGTACACAACTGCTGATGGAGTTTTGCACAAGTTATATTTAAGCGCGATTATTGACGGCCATGATCGCCGGATTGTCTCTTATGTCATCGGCGACAGGAACAATACTGCACTGGCTTTTGAGACAATGGAAAAGGCACTTAAAGAGAATCCTGGAGAACATCCAATGATTCATACCGACCGCGGATTCCAGTATACAAGCAACGGATTCCATAAGATTGTTGAAAAAGCAGGACTGGTTCACAGCATGTCCCGTGTAGGCTGCTGTGCAGACAACGGTCTGATGGAAGGGTTCTGGGGAATGCTGAAGCGCGAACGTTACTACACACGTAAATTCACCAGCCGTAAAGCAGTGGTAAGCATGATCAACGGCTACATCTACTTCTACAACAACAAACGCATTCAGCGCAAATTACATCTTTTAGCTCCAATGGAAGTATTCAACGCAGCTCCAATGGCCGCATGA
- a CDS encoding GNAT family N-acetyltransferase has protein sequence MDITIREVTEEDAEAIAAIYRPYVEETGITFEFTPPDAEEFRRRIRATKKAYPYLAACENGRIIGYAYAGRFGERKAYDWSVELSIYMDRKEKGKGAGRMLYEALEKDLKKMGIINLYSAIACPSGEPDDFIDYGSRDFHKHLGFAETAHFRKSGFKNGRWIDLIWMEKIIGNKDGTPEAVRPWPDVK, from the coding sequence ATGGATATCACAATCAGAGAAGTCACAGAAGAGGATGCAGAAGCAATTGCAGCCATTTACCGTCCGTATGTAGAAGAGACGGGAATCACTTTCGAATTCACGCCGCCTGATGCGGAAGAATTCAGGCGCCGAATCCGTGCAACGAAAAAGGCCTATCCCTATCTGGCTGCCTGTGAGAATGGCAGGATCATCGGCTATGCCTATGCCGGCCGTTTCGGAGAGAGAAAGGCGTATGACTGGAGCGTCGAGCTTTCGATTTACATGGACAGGAAGGAAAAAGGAAAGGGCGCAGGGCGCATGCTCTATGAAGCGCTGGAAAAGGACCTGAAGAAGATGGGGATCATCAACCTGTATTCTGCCATTGCCTGTCCGTCCGGGGAGCCGGATGATTTCATCGACTATGGAAGTCGCGATTTCCATAAGCACCTTGGCTTTGCGGAAACCGCACATTTCAGGAAGAGCGGTTTCAAAAATGGCCGCTGGATCGATCTCATCTGGATGGAAAAAATCATAGGAAATAAGGACGGCACGCCAGAAGCAGTAAGGCCGTGGCCGGACGTGAAATAA
- the yfbR gene encoding 5'-deoxynucleotidase, whose protein sequence is MNYPFFAFMARLKYIARWGLMRNSIPENDAEHTLQTVMIAHALAVIRRDIFHEEADPERCAALALYHDASEVFTGDMPTPVKYFTEDLRERYQEIEDEAREKLLKTLPPELRESYRPYVADMEKDPSWPLAKAADTMSAYLKCAEEIQSGNTEFREAKESTGEKLKSLHLKEVDWFLDHFAGSFSETLDEMNLHIK, encoded by the coding sequence ATGAATTATCCTTTCTTTGCCTTCATGGCACGCTTGAAGTACATCGCGCGCTGGGGGCTGATGCGGAATTCCATCCCTGAAAACGATGCCGAGCATACGCTGCAGACGGTCATGATCGCCCATGCGCTCGCTGTCATCAGGAGGGATATCTTCCATGAGGAAGCCGATCCCGAGCGGTGCGCGGCCCTTGCGCTCTACCACGATGCCAGCGAAGTCTTCACAGGCGACATGCCGACGCCGGTCAAGTATTTCACCGAAGACCTCAGGGAGAGGTATCAGGAAATCGAAGATGAAGCCAGGGAAAAGCTCTTGAAGACGCTGCCGCCTGAGCTCCGTGAATCTTACCGCCCGTATGTGGCAGATATGGAAAAGGATCCGTCCTGGCCGCTTGCCAAGGCAGCGGATACGATGAGCGCGTACCTCAAGTGCGCCGAGGAAATCCAGAGCGGCAATACGGAATTCCGTGAGGCCAAGGAGTCGACGGGGGAGAAGCTGAAGTCTCTTCACCTGAAGGAAGTCGACTGGTTCCTCGATCATTTCGCAGGCAGCTTCTCGGAGACGCTTGATGAAATGAACCTGCATATTAAATGA
- a CDS encoding histidine phosphatase family protein, with protein sequence MYIILMRHGEAVPQTEEVSNQNRSLTPKGMRQVRKSARMLAHFLKENPIRIYTSPYYRTRQTAGILAEECFASEIHTADELLQSSWQMVVNHLIQDGSPIALVSHHPFLQAYLLSSCSAAIKFDLAGIAIIDYDVKWKQGKFIGYITPGLKQLKKED encoded by the coding sequence ATGTATATCATCCTTATGCGTCACGGGGAAGCCGTTCCCCAGACGGAAGAGGTGTCGAATCAGAACCGTTCCCTGACGCCGAAGGGAATGCGTCAGGTGAGAAAGTCCGCGCGGATGCTGGCCCATTTCCTGAAGGAAAATCCGATCCGCATTTATACGAGTCCTTATTACAGGACGCGCCAGACGGCGGGGATCCTGGCGGAGGAGTGTTTCGCTTCGGAAATCCATACGGCCGACGAGCTTCTCCAGAGCAGCTGGCAGATGGTCGTGAACCACCTTATCCAGGACGGCTCGCCGATCGCGCTCGTCAGTCATCATCCGTTCCTGCAGGCCTACCTTCTTTCCTCCTGCAGCGCGGCCATCAAGTTCGACCTGGCAGGGATTGCCATCATCGACTATGACGTGAAATGGAAACAGGGAAAATTCATCGGCTACATCACCCCGGGGCTGAAGCAGCTGAAGAAAGAGGACTGA
- a CDS encoding DUF2157 domain-containing protein, whose protein sequence is MTNRQWLKQEINQWVDDGVITDEEGKELSARYKHAGPYPYREAFFFLAAVCIFGGLFFLGAGLWNGLTQDQRFLLAMGPLLVSFLLMLAVVLLDKKIPDPDVTEPDYRGTSLSDEILGFGGVSDSDAFGSVDKIGKKAGLMAKIASGTRTVPAKTWHHRVPAFIREAAATLHGICLLGAFWMVSDSFQLSSNMYSGLALLALLLLLMCIVTSSAGLGLLYMACSVGIFYTAPERGWPEIVSWLFMMIALLLMARMLYERRDKALVLFSWGWAVGILLLIFWSAGNMLWQTLFFSLAAALTWMAGGEFREYGIGAQAMRFFGGVAVFAVLLEGAYGAVWQNISGSFFLWAVFIFFLVIDAILLLRMGTKAEWLSILAGLTPFVMGLAAIAAIFDPAGAFPPMIVSVYTGVLAIGVIARGYQMDRPAQQWSGFLLLCGGGAIRVIDSALTYTERGAFFIAAGLLSAFICYILYLPGKKKRRKKVKAKHINAPAETEGKEDESHGK, encoded by the coding sequence ATGACGAATCGCCAGTGGTTGAAACAGGAAATCAATCAATGGGTGGATGACGGGGTCATCACGGATGAAGAGGGGAAGGAGCTTTCGGCCCGGTACAAGCATGCGGGGCCGTATCCTTACCGGGAGGCGTTTTTCTTCCTGGCGGCTGTCTGCATCTTTGGCGGGCTCTTCTTTCTGGGGGCCGGGCTTTGGAACGGGCTGACGCAGGATCAGCGTTTCCTTCTTGCGATGGGACCGCTTCTTGTTTCTTTCCTTTTGATGCTGGCCGTGGTTCTTTTGGATAAGAAGATTCCGGATCCTGATGTGACGGAGCCGGATTATCGGGGGACTTCTCTTTCGGATGAAATCCTTGGATTCGGCGGTGTGTCGGATTCGGATGCTTTCGGGAGTGTGGATAAGATCGGAAAGAAAGCGGGGCTGATGGCAAAGATCGCCTCAGGGACGCGGACGGTGCCAGCCAAGACGTGGCATCACCGGGTGCCTGCTTTCATCCGCGAGGCGGCAGCGACGCTTCACGGAATCTGCCTTCTCGGTGCTTTCTGGATGGTTTCAGATTCGTTCCAGCTTTCTTCAAATATGTATTCAGGGCTTGCGCTTCTGGCACTCCTGCTTCTTCTGATGTGCATTGTGACATCTTCGGCGGGGCTCGGCCTTCTTTACATGGCCTGCTCGGTCGGGATTTTCTATACGGCGCCGGAGCGCGGATGGCCGGAGATCGTTTCCTGGCTTTTCATGATGATCGCGCTGCTTCTTATGGCGCGCATGCTCTATGAGAGGCGTGACAAGGCGCTCGTTCTTTTCTCCTGGGGCTGGGCTGTGGGGATTCTTCTCCTCATTTTCTGGTCGGCAGGAAATATGCTCTGGCAGACGCTTTTCTTCTCTCTGGCAGCGGCTCTGACCTGGATGGCAGGGGGCGAGTTCAGGGAGTACGGTATCGGCGCGCAGGCGATGCGTTTCTTTGGCGGCGTTGCGGTCTTCGCGGTGCTTCTGGAAGGCGCATACGGCGCTGTATGGCAGAATATTTCAGGCAGTTTCTTCTTATGGGCTGTTTTCATTTTCTTCCTTGTCATTGATGCGATTCTTCTTCTCCGCATGGGAACGAAGGCAGAGTGGCTTTCGATCCTGGCAGGGCTTACTCCATTCGTGATGGGTCTTGCGGCGATTGCGGCGATCTTCGATCCGGCAGGAGCTTTCCCGCCTATGATCGTATCGGTTTATACGGGCGTCCTTGCGATCGGCGTGATTGCCAGGGGCTATCAGATGGACAGGCCTGCGCAGCAGTGGTCGGGTTTCCTTCTCCTCTGCGGCGGCGGTGCGATCCGTGTCATTGACTCGGCGCTGACGTATACCGAGCGAGGCGCATTCTTCATCGCGGCCGGTCTTCTTTCCGCTTTCATCTGCTACATCCTCTATCTTCCGGGGAAGAAGAAAAGGAGAAAGAAAGTGAAGGCAAAGCATATCAATGCGCCTGCGGAAACGGAAGGAAAGGAGGATGAAAGCCATGGTAAATAA
- a CDS encoding helix-turn-helix domain-containing protein, with product MLDQIASYLYQGVTITQAAENLHMSRITFRKWVLRYKEEGFKGLRPRQHLSYYSNQMKIQAVKEYLKGGVSMLSVCAKYRISGTLSLKTWIEAYNEHKLTDLVSEGGDLMGKRQQSVKEERVRIVQECIASGCDYNKIAKKYNMSYQTLYTWVKKFKEMGEVGLEDYRGKPIRLQTPRTEEEQLRQENARLLEEQKDLIAEIALLKKRWR from the coding sequence ATGTTAGACCAGATTGCTTCATATCTCTATCAGGGTGTTACGATTACCCAGGCAGCTGAAAATCTTCATATGAGCCGCATAACATTCAGGAAATGGGTCCTCCGGTATAAAGAGGAGGGCTTTAAGGGATTGCGGCCCAGGCAGCATTTGTCTTACTACTCCAATCAGATGAAGATCCAGGCCGTAAAGGAATATCTTAAAGGCGGTGTTTCCATGCTTTCCGTCTGTGCCAAATACAGAATTTCCGGCACACTCTCCCTTAAAACATGGATTGAGGCGTATAATGAGCATAAGTTGACAGACCTCGTTTCTGAAGGAGGAGATCTTATGGGCAAACGCCAGCAATCGGTCAAGGAAGAGCGAGTCAGAATCGTTCAGGAGTGCATCGCCAGTGGATGCGATTATAACAAGATAGCCAAGAAGTACAACATGTCCTACCAAACGCTCTACACATGGGTAAAAAAGTTCAAGGAAATGGGCGAAGTTGGTCTTGAGGATTACAGAGGAAAGCCGATCAGGCTCCAAACGCCCCGGACCGAAGAAGAACAGCTGCGTCAGGAGAATGCCAGACTTCTTGAAGAACAGAAGGATCTTATAGCAGAGATTGCCCTGCTAAAAAAAAGATGGAGATAG